In Leptospira saintgironsiae, one genomic interval encodes:
- a CDS encoding glycosyl hydrolase family 18 protein has translation MKIFSRLRSMFTCVICFYLCPLSAQENVWKYTISQDLSSKPLVYWEKEFKPRTSICFTGTYIGANGEVSATSVPSTLQTIGKKNEIRWFPLITFRSEVAGKKVLASPELRNILIRNLELYLDNHSFYSGIHLDFEGIGPEYSTHYKELLLELQPVLKKKGKLLTLAVFPTEGFDPKLSGFHSAIYKENLADEVVLMAYDLHSPKTSPGPVTEIGWAKRNMEHLLKTYKPEQIWLGLPLYGYYWKKDLKRPKLLTQSSDKNFALQLGKEKEGIYLIHTDKGEGSLILDLKLWEEYAKNIKLKGLAFWRSGF, from the coding sequence ATGAAGATCTTTTCAAGGCTCAGATCCATGTTTACCTGCGTCATTTGTTTTTACCTATGTCCCTTATCGGCTCAGGAGAACGTTTGGAAGTATACTATAAGCCAGGATCTAAGCTCAAAACCATTGGTTTATTGGGAGAAGGAATTCAAACCGAGGACCAGCATTTGTTTTACAGGGACTTATATCGGAGCTAATGGAGAAGTTTCCGCGACCTCGGTACCTTCTACCCTTCAAACAATTGGAAAGAAGAATGAGATCCGATGGTTTCCACTTATTACTTTTAGATCAGAAGTTGCAGGGAAGAAGGTTCTGGCTTCTCCAGAACTCAGAAATATACTCATTCGGAATCTAGAACTCTATTTGGATAATCATTCTTTCTATTCTGGTATCCATTTAGATTTTGAAGGTATAGGTCCGGAATATTCTACTCATTATAAAGAGCTCTTGTTGGAACTCCAACCAGTCCTAAAGAAGAAAGGCAAACTTCTAACATTGGCGGTTTTTCCAACAGAAGGATTCGATCCTAAACTTTCCGGTTTTCATTCCGCAATTTATAAAGAGAATCTCGCAGATGAAGTCGTGCTCATGGCTTACGATTTACATTCACCTAAAACTTCTCCAGGGCCAGTCACCGAAATTGGTTGGGCAAAACGAAATATGGAACATCTTCTTAAAACATATAAACCAGAACAGATTTGGTTAGGACTTCCTTTGTACGGTTATTATTGGAAGAAGGACCTAAAACGGCCCAAGCTCCTAACTCAAAGTTCGGATAAAAATTTTGCACTTCAACTTGGAAAAGAAAAAGAAGGGATTTATTTAATCCACACGGACAAAGGAGAAGGTAGCCTGATCCTGGATCTAAAACTCTGGGAAGAATATGCAAAAAATATAAAGTTAAAGGGCTTAGCATTTTGGAGATCAGGATTTTAA
- a CDS encoding FecR family protein: protein MNRKLFLLFLIVTFIGSSNFCSKILGTKSKPGLVVIFLTGKVEVERNGKRIPLSLGSVLQKDDTIKTNSGSLDLQTGLGHVIRLKPYTNLSIDSLHGDLSEETSLAVKTGLLLVKTNKLSQKEQFKISTPTAIAGVRGTAFSFEVVQGTLPKIKVYEGMVAMTLKAPVSQVIPADKIAENPNYQKLQKLLEENEIVISEEEEAEVKPEFDQLAQTILNQLDDAAITQSIENFRTDLVRTVQKGKFERDPRESADLETLVKVDEDLISGSLNSKSLAKEIEKDQGEKLNIALDKVESIAGSQKLNSEEEIKKYYSVLETIHKLDNTILHGAVVTQVGNTMLVHSTKGIHRLNVSEVEYIQYKNFDVVTKKKK, encoded by the coding sequence ATGAATCGAAAACTCTTTCTTCTGTTCCTAATTGTAACATTCATCGGATCCTCAAACTTCTGCTCTAAAATCCTAGGCACCAAATCAAAACCTGGTTTAGTAGTCATATTCCTAACCGGAAAAGTAGAAGTAGAACGAAACGGAAAGCGTATCCCTCTTTCTTTAGGAAGTGTCTTACAAAAAGACGATACCATCAAAACGAACAGCGGAAGTTTAGACTTACAAACCGGTCTGGGCCATGTAATCCGTTTAAAACCTTATACAAATCTAAGCATCGATTCTCTACATGGAGATCTTTCAGAAGAAACTTCCCTCGCAGTGAAAACGGGTCTTCTACTTGTAAAAACAAATAAATTAAGCCAGAAAGAGCAGTTCAAAATTTCCACGCCTACAGCAATTGCAGGTGTTCGCGGAACTGCATTCTCCTTCGAAGTAGTTCAAGGCACACTTCCTAAGATTAAAGTATATGAGGGAATGGTTGCAATGACCTTAAAGGCGCCGGTCAGCCAAGTAATTCCTGCGGATAAAATTGCTGAAAATCCAAACTACCAAAAACTCCAAAAACTATTGGAAGAAAATGAAATAGTGATCTCTGAAGAAGAAGAGGCAGAAGTTAAGCCTGAATTCGACCAATTAGCTCAAACAATTTTAAATCAATTGGATGATGCAGCAATCACCCAAAGTATCGAAAATTTTAGGACCGATCTGGTGAGAACTGTTCAAAAAGGAAAATTCGAAAGAGATCCTAGAGAAAGTGCAGATTTGGAGACCTTAGTAAAAGTAGATGAGGATTTGATCTCAGGCAGCTTAAACAGTAAGTCCTTAGCAAAAGAGATTGAGAAGGACCAAGGTGAAAAATTGAATATCGCTCTGGACAAAGTGGAGTCGATAGCCGGTTCTCAAAAATTGAACTCTGAAGAAGAGATCAAAAAATATTACAGCGTTTTAGAAACCATTCATAAGCTGGATAATACAATTTTACATGGAGCAGTCGTGACTCAGGTAGGAAATACAATGTTGGTACATTCTACCAAAGGTATCCACCGTTTGAATGTTTCTGAAGTGGAGTATATCCAATACAAAAACTTTGACGTGGTTACTAAAAAGAAAAAGTAA
- the purT gene encoding formate-dependent phosphoribosylglycinamide formyltransferase: MKKKILLLGSGELGKEFVIAAQRLGQYVITVDSYDGAPAMQVAHEKEVIDMLDGDALDRIVAKHKPDLIVPEIEAIRTERFYEYEKQGYQVVPSAKAANFTMNRKAIRDLASQTLALKTAKYKYASTLEGLKEAISTIGIPCVVKPLMSSSGKGQSVIKTESDIEPAWIASQTKGRTGASEIIVEEFISFESEITLLTVTQKSGKTLFCPPIGHRQERGDYQESWQPAEISDSQLKSAQEMAEKVTKELGGAGIWGVEFFLTKDDVYFSELSPRPHDTGMVTLAGTQSFNEFELHVRTVLGLPIPEILLVRKGASAVILAQTEGQVPNIQGLDKACEMPESDLRIFGKPITKKYRRMGVALTYSDKDESISMLRKRAVLIASKIKVD, encoded by the coding sequence ATGAAAAAGAAAATACTTTTGCTCGGCTCAGGTGAGCTTGGAAAAGAATTCGTAATCGCAGCCCAAAGATTAGGCCAATATGTAATTACTGTCGATAGTTATGACGGCGCACCCGCAATGCAGGTAGCTCATGAAAAAGAAGTTATCGATATGTTGGATGGGGACGCATTAGATAGAATTGTTGCCAAACATAAACCGGATCTGATCGTTCCAGAAATTGAAGCAATTCGAACCGAAAGATTTTACGAATACGAAAAACAAGGTTACCAAGTAGTTCCAAGTGCTAAGGCAGCTAACTTTACGATGAATCGTAAAGCAATCAGAGACCTTGCTTCACAAACCTTGGCTCTAAAAACAGCAAAGTATAAATATGCTTCTACTTTAGAAGGATTGAAAGAAGCAATCTCAACCATTGGAATTCCTTGTGTTGTAAAACCTTTGATGTCCTCTTCCGGAAAAGGACAATCCGTAATCAAAACAGAATCAGATATTGAACCTGCTTGGATCGCTTCTCAAACAAAGGGAAGAACTGGAGCGTCAGAGATCATAGTCGAAGAATTTATCTCCTTTGAATCCGAGATCACTTTGTTAACGGTAACACAAAAATCAGGAAAAACTTTATTCTGCCCTCCTATCGGCCATAGACAAGAAAGAGGAGACTATCAAGAAAGTTGGCAACCTGCAGAGATCAGTGATTCTCAACTTAAGTCAGCTCAAGAAATGGCGGAGAAGGTCACTAAAGAGTTGGGCGGTGCTGGTATCTGGGGAGTAGAATTTTTCTTAACGAAAGATGATGTTTATTTTTCGGAACTTTCTCCAAGACCACATGATACTGGAATGGTTACCTTAGCTGGAACTCAAAGTTTTAACGAATTCGAGTTACATGTTAGAACAGTTTTAGGTCTTCCAATTCCTGAAATTCTTTTAGTAAGAAAAGGCGCAAGTGCTGTCATTCTTGCTCAAACAGAAGGACAGGTCCCTAATATCCAAGGATTGGACAAGGCTTGTGAAATGCCTGAATCTGATTTGAGAATTTTCGGAAAACCAATCACCAAAAAATACAGAAGGATGGGAGTGGCACTTACTTATTCAGATAAAGATGAATCCATCTCTATGCTTCGCAAAAGAGCGGTATTGATCGCATCTAAGATCAAAGTGGATTAA
- a CDS encoding 1-acyl-sn-glycerol-3-phosphate acyltransferase — MNELEETRVHHKNIAVFGGGPMGVHLSVSLAERADRLFLWYSDKKKADRLQKDRSAELLEEFVPLADNIIVTNDFDFLSQGSWVIVIAVPSRQKENVIDRLSSYLSEQEEHTIISFTKGLVSTSTRKKTNAITFSDYVIKVREMKENLNMEYVAVAGPNLLSEMAKGKHSFFSIASTGEKASEVMEDLFFGPRNHIKTFEDIRTLELFGVMKNPIAIACGLVNGIPECGSNFEGELISLGFSEILTLLNALELPIKPAMEFGLADLITTATSRASRNRAYGQRFIRKLISGEDSPNLLERIELFLNPKEFIQKEMSQSETHVEGAYALSTILDLAEEKKVELPLFTTLFEVLTRKVSPTEMIRFVSKSTSDDIRNISRTARKRFGLSLASGKEFQQALRRRVLRHVHSQPGLSDRILKQSGLQIKSLEKRYSEAVETEAGTDLMLLPKEIELWQEAEVAYENGKSRNLERLVDFYVSEIADGYSPLFRESLIHLVAPARFAIGGFKPGGGLPKIGGNIKEIKALASRYDILYTPTHRSHLDSIEVAFGLRWLGLPVPRYAADKKVMGTPGLARVLKSLGAYMVDRKRNRNLLYLECLTQYSTMMLEAGIPTLVYPEGTRSRTGGIIPIKTGILSTSVDAFKHTGSEVIVVPIVLSYENVPEDVEFAGKDTHLSFRDFLFKRTEVYMDLCEPIPVSRYMQEDDPTLSISMEISRSWQAHHKILPNQIVAKLLTEADGEISSSDLNKMIEEMILTRKGNYLTKDVSEIVDRGLKVLNSRKFIKRENGQIKALEPELLQYYGNMIPDPT, encoded by the coding sequence ATGAACGAATTGGAAGAAACTAGAGTCCATCATAAAAACATCGCCGTCTTCGGAGGCGGGCCGATGGGAGTTCATCTTTCCGTATCTTTAGCAGAAAGAGCAGACAGACTTTTTCTTTGGTATTCTGATAAGAAGAAGGCGGATCGTCTTCAAAAAGATAGATCCGCAGAATTGTTAGAAGAATTTGTTCCTCTTGCTGACAATATTATCGTTACAAACGATTTCGATTTTTTATCGCAAGGTTCTTGGGTCATCGTTATCGCAGTTCCTTCCAGACAAAAAGAAAATGTGATCGATAGACTTTCTTCTTATCTTTCAGAACAAGAAGAACATACGATCATTTCTTTTACTAAAGGTTTGGTTTCCACTTCTACCCGTAAAAAGACAAACGCTATTACTTTCTCAGACTATGTAATCAAGGTCAGAGAGATGAAAGAAAATCTGAACATGGAATATGTGGCTGTGGCAGGACCTAACCTTCTTTCTGAGATGGCAAAAGGGAAACATAGCTTCTTCTCTATTGCATCCACAGGTGAAAAAGCTTCCGAGGTTATGGAAGATCTTTTTTTCGGACCCAGAAATCATATCAAAACTTTTGAAGATATCAGAACCCTAGAATTATTCGGGGTAATGAAAAATCCGATCGCGATTGCATGCGGTCTCGTAAATGGAATTCCAGAATGTGGATCCAATTTTGAAGGTGAGCTGATCAGTTTAGGTTTTTCAGAAATATTAACTCTATTAAATGCATTAGAACTTCCAATAAAACCTGCGATGGAATTTGGACTCGCTGACCTGATTACCACTGCAACTTCCAGAGCAAGTCGAAATAGAGCTTATGGACAAAGATTTATTCGCAAACTAATCTCTGGAGAGGATTCTCCAAATTTACTCGAAAGAATTGAGCTATTTTTAAATCCAAAAGAATTCATCCAAAAAGAAATGAGCCAGAGTGAAACGCATGTAGAAGGAGCTTATGCACTTTCTACCATTCTAGATCTTGCGGAAGAGAAAAAGGTGGAACTCCCACTTTTTACAACACTCTTTGAAGTTCTTACTAGAAAAGTTTCTCCTACTGAAATGATCAGATTTGTTTCTAAATCTACTAGCGATGATATTAGAAATATTTCTAGAACTGCTCGAAAAAGATTTGGTTTGTCTTTGGCATCTGGGAAGGAATTCCAACAAGCATTAAGAAGAAGGGTACTTCGACATGTTCATTCTCAACCTGGATTATCGGATCGGATACTAAAGCAGTCAGGATTACAGATTAAGTCTTTGGAAAAAAGATATTCTGAAGCTGTGGAAACTGAAGCAGGAACAGATCTGATGCTTCTTCCTAAAGAGATTGAATTATGGCAAGAGGCAGAAGTCGCTTACGAAAATGGAAAAAGCAGAAACCTGGAACGTTTAGTAGATTTTTATGTTTCCGAAATTGCAGATGGGTACAGTCCTCTTTTTAGAGAATCTCTCATTCATTTAGTAGCTCCTGCACGTTTTGCAATTGGTGGTTTTAAACCTGGAGGAGGACTTCCTAAGATCGGTGGAAATATAAAAGAGATCAAAGCTCTTGCTTCAAGATACGATATCTTATACACTCCAACTCATAGATCCCATTTAGATTCTATCGAAGTTGCTTTTGGTCTCAGATGGTTAGGTCTTCCTGTTCCAAGATATGCTGCTGATAAAAAAGTGATGGGAACTCCAGGGCTTGCCAGAGTTTTGAAATCCTTGGGCGCCTATATGGTGGATCGAAAAAGAAATCGAAACCTTCTTTATTTAGAATGTTTAACCCAATATTCTACAATGATGCTCGAAGCTGGAATTCCAACATTAGTCTATCCAGAAGGAACCAGATCTAGAACTGGTGGTATCATTCCGATCAAGACAGGAATTCTTTCCACATCAGTGGATGCATTTAAACATACTGGAAGCGAAGTGATTGTAGTTCCAATCGTTCTTTCTTATGAGAATGTTCCTGAAGATGTGGAGTTTGCAGGAAAAGACACTCATCTTTCTTTTAGAGATTTCTTATTTAAAAGAACAGAAGTATATATGGATCTTTGTGAACCAATTCCTGTTTCTAGATATATGCAAGAAGATGATCCCACTCTTTCTATTTCTATGGAGATCTCCAGATCTTGGCAGGCCCATCATAAAATTCTTCCGAATCAAATAGTCGCAAAACTTTTGACGGAAGCGGATGGAGAGATCAGCTCTTCCGATCTAAACAAAATGATAGAAGAAATGATCTTAACTAGAAAAGGAAATTATCTGACAAAGGATGTTTCTGAAATTGTAGATAGAGGGCTCAAGGTTTTAAATTCCAGAAAGTTCATTAAAAGAGAAAACGGTCAGATCAAGGCATTGGAACCTGAACTTCTGCAATATTATGGAAACATGATACCAGACCCGACCTAG
- a CDS encoding LIC13411 family adhesin yields the protein MKKRLIIHFFCIFLFGLIVIDCSTYWSHRKKDLGDVFTAGVETPGYGIGVRIGPLATGFVFQGGESEPGKRDLGTGYGLRGGTYGPYRSQQLIFGFLGGEKFHSMPSTETSPQKEEIKKPESNSPSGDNFLLLPENPESEQDPNPTPELSDERLNSKSYEIRYLRFYNNPVSERRKAKKEAFFRKYLESLDPRKRNEAIQTFLAQNPKNKDDYPSAFLFEVEFYISIRYGIRLGFNFGEFLDFLLGFTGIDLMEDDI from the coding sequence ATGAAAAAAAGACTCATCATACATTTTTTCTGTATTTTTCTTTTCGGCCTTATAGTGATCGATTGTTCAACATACTGGTCTCATCGAAAAAAAGATTTAGGAGACGTTTTCACTGCAGGGGTGGAAACTCCAGGTTATGGAATCGGAGTTAGAATAGGACCTCTTGCAACTGGATTTGTTTTTCAAGGTGGAGAATCTGAACCTGGAAAAAGAGACTTAGGAACCGGATACGGATTAAGAGGTGGAACTTACGGACCTTACAGGTCCCAACAATTGATCTTTGGATTTTTAGGCGGGGAGAAGTTCCACTCTATGCCTTCGACCGAAACTTCTCCTCAAAAAGAAGAAATCAAAAAACCTGAATCAAATTCACCATCGGGAGATAATTTTTTATTACTTCCAGAAAATCCCGAATCAGAACAAGATCCCAACCCTACTCCGGAACTTTCGGACGAAAGATTAAATTCTAAAAGTTACGAAATTCGATATTTACGTTTTTATAATAATCCAGTCTCTGAAAGAAGAAAAGCCAAAAAGGAAGCATTCTTTCGAAAATACTTGGAGAGTTTAGATCCTCGAAAAAGGAACGAGGCAATCCAGACATTCTTAGCCCAAAATCCTAAAAACAAAGATGATTATCCATCCGCATTTTTGTTCGAAGTGGAATTCTATATTTCCATTCGATATGGTATTAGGTTAGGATTTAATTTTGGGGAATTTTTAGACTTTCTTCTTGGGTTTACTGGAATCGATCTGATGGAAGACGATATCTGA